From Quercus lobata isolate SW786 chromosome 1, ValleyOak3.0 Primary Assembly, whole genome shotgun sequence, one genomic window encodes:
- the LOC115975597 gene encoding aldehyde dehydrogenase family 3 member F1-like — METLREFERDLGEMREYYSQGKTKEASWRKSQLKGLLTLLKEKEGDILNALMQDLGKHQVETFRDEIGTLIKTLNLALESLREWMSGRKAKLPQIALLTSAEIVPEPLGLVLIISSWNFPFGLSLEPMIGALAAGNTVVLKPSELAPASASLLATAISTYLDNKAVKVMQGGPSMGEQLLQQRWDKIFFTGSANVGRIVMSAAVKHLTPVTLELGGKCPAVLDSLSSSWDIKVAVKRIVYGKYGCCAGQACVAIDYILVEKKFIRTVVELMKSMIKEMFGENPKESHSIARIINKQHLLRLENLLKDPHVHPSIVYGGSVDEDNLFIEPTILVDPPLQAEIMTDEIFGPLLPIITLEKIEDSIQFINSKPKALAIYCFTKNKTLQRRMISETSSGSVTINDTIIQYAADTLPFGGVGGSGFGRYHGKFSFDTFSHEKAIARRSFLTEFWFRFPPWNNHKFQLLASAFNYDYLGLVLVILGLKSYRQGLGDI; from the exons ATGGAGACTTTGAGAGAGTTTGAAAGAGATCTGGGGGAGATGAGAGAGTATTACAGTCAAGGAAAGACTAAAGAAGCATCTTGGAGAAAGTCACAGCTCAAAGGGTTGCTTACTCTACTAAAGGAGAAAGAGGGTGATATCCTTAATGCTCTTATGCAAGACTTGGGAAAGCATCAGGTTGAGACTTTTAGAGATGAG ATAGGAACCTTGATTAAGACACTGAATTTGGCATTGGAATCTTTAAGAGAATGGATGTCAGGAAGAAAG GCTAAACTGCCGCAAATTGCTTTGCTCACTAGTGCAGAAATTGTTCCTGAGCCTCTTGGCCTTGTCCTCATTATTTCATCTTGGAATTTTCCATTTG GACTGTCATTGGAACCAATGATAGGGGCATTAGCAGCTGGAAATACAGTGGTTCTAAAGCCCTCTGAATTGGCTCCTGCTAGTGCTTCTCTTCTAGCAACCGCAATTTCCACTTACTTGGACAACAAAGCTGTCAAGGTTATGCAAGGTGGACCATCTATGGGTGAACAACTCCTACAGCAGAGATGGGACAAGATCTTCTTTACAG GAAGTGCAAATGTTGGAAGGATTGTCATGTCTGCAGCTGTGAAGCATCTAACACCTGTTACTCTAGAGTTGGGTGGAAAATGCCCTGCCGTTCTTGATTCCCTTTCTAGTTCTTGGGACATAAAG GTGGCAGTAAAACGAATTGTTTATGGGAAATATGGTTGCTGTGCTGGCCAAGCATGCGTAGCAATAGACTACATCCTTGTTGAAAAGAAATTTATACGCACTGTG GTGGAGTTGATGAAGAGCATGATCAAGGAAATGTTTGGTGAAAACCCAAAAGAATCACACAGCATTGCAAggataataaataaacaacatcTCTTACGACTTGAGAATCTTCTTAAGGATCCACATGTTCATCCCTCTATTGTTTATGGAGGTTCAGTGGATGAAGACAACTT GTTCATTGAGCCAACAATCTTGGTGGATCCCCCTCTCCAAGCAGAAATTATGACAGATGAGATCTTTGGTCCATTGCTTCCAATAATTACA CTAGAGAAGATTGAAGACAGTATACAATTCATAAATTCAAAGCCTAAAGCACTGGCTATATACTGCttcactaaaaataaaacactcCAAAGAAGGATGATTTCTGAAACATCATCTGGAAGCGTGACAATCAACGATACAATTATTCAA TATGCAGCTGACACCCTCCCATTTGGAGGAGTTGGTGGAAGTGGATTTGGTAGGTACCATGGAAAGTTCTCATTTGACACATTCAGCCATGAGAAAGCCATTGCAAGGAGAAGTTTCCTTACTGAATTTTGGTTTAGATTTCCTCCATGGAACAATCACAAGTTTCAACTCTTGGCGTCCGCTTTCAATTACGATTATCTTGGATTAGTCCTTGTCATACTCGGCTTGAAGAGTTATAGGCAGGGATTAGGTGACATATAG
- the LOC115975614 gene encoding aldehyde dehydrogenase family 3 member F1-like isoform X1 has translation METLRDFERDLEDMREYYSHGKTKEASWRKTQLKGLLTLLKEKEGDIFNALKQDLGKHQVETFRDEVGTLIKTLNLALESLRGWMSGRKAKLPQIALLTSAEIVPEPLGLVLIISSWNFPFGLSLEPMIGALAAGNTVVLKPSELAPASASLLATAISTYLDNKAVKVIQGGPSVGEQLLQQKWDKIFFTGSAHVGRIVMSAAVKHLTPVTLELGGKCPAVLDSLSSSWDIKVAVKRIVYGKFGCCAGQACIAIDYVLVEKKFTRTVVELMKSMIKEMFGENPKESHSIARIINKQHLLRLKNLLKDPHVDASTIFGGSVDEDNLFIEPTILMDPPLQAEIMTDEIFGPLLPIITLEKIEDSIQFINSKPKALAIYCFTKNKTLQRRMISETSSGSVTFNDTIIQYAADTLPFGGVGGSGFGRYHGKFSFDTFSHEKAVTRRSFLTEFWFRFPPWNNHKFQLLASAFNYDYLGLVLVILGLKSYRQGLGDI, from the exons ATGGAGACTTTGAGAGACTTCGAAAGAGATCTGGAGGACATGAGAGAGTATTACAGTCATGGAAAGACTAAAGAAGCATCTTGGAGAAAGACACAGCTCAAAGGGCTGCTTACTCTGCTAAAGGAAAAGGAGGGTGATATCTTTAATGCTCTTAAGCAAGACTTGGGAAAGCATCAGGTTGAGACTTTTAGAGATGAG GTAGGAACCTTGATTAAGACACTGAATTTGGCATTGGAATCTTTGAGAGGATGGATGTCAGGAAGAAAG GCTAAACTGCCGCAAATTGCTTTGCTCACTAGTGCAGAAATTGTTCCTGAGCCTCTTGGCCTTGTCCTCATTATTTCATCGTGGAATTTTCCCTTTG GACTGTCCTTGGAACCAATGATAGGTGCATTAGCAGCTGGAAATACAGTGGTTCTAAAGCCCTCTGAATTGGCTCCTGCTAGTGCTTCTCTTCTAGCAACTGCAATTTCCACTTACTTGGACAACAAAGCTGTCAAGGTTATCCAAGGTGGACCATCTGTGGGTGAACAACTACTACAGCAGAAATGGGACAAGATCTTCTTTACAG GAAGTGCACATGTTGGAAGGATTGTCATGTCTGCTGCTGTGAAGCATCTAACACCTGTTACTCTAGAGTTGGGTGGAAAATGCCCTGCCGTTCTTGATTCCCTTTCTAGTTCTTGGGATATAAAG GTGGCGGTAAAGCGAATTGTTTATGGGAAATTTGGTTGCTGTGCTGGTCAAGCATGCATAGCAATAGACTACGTCCTTGTTGAAAAGAAATTTACACGCACTGTG GTGGAGTTGATGAAGAGCATGATCAAGGAAATGTTTGGAGAAAATCCAAAGGAATCACACAGCATTGCAAggataataaataaacaacatcTCTTACGACTTAAGAATCTTCTTAAGGATCCACATGTTGATGCCTCTACTATTTTCGGTGGTTCAGTGGATGAAGATAACTT GTTCATTGAGCCAACAATCTTGATGGATCCCCCTCTCCAAGCAGAAATTATGACAGATGAGATCTTTGGTCCATTGCTTCCAATAATTACA CTAGAGAAGATTGAAGACAGTATACAATTCATAAATTCAAAGCCTAAAGCACTGGCTATATATTgcttcaccaaaaataaaacactcCAAAGAAGGATGATTTCTGAAACATCATCTGGAAGCGTGACATTCAACGATACAATTATTCAA TATGCAGCTGATACCCTCCCATTTGGAGGAGTTGGTGGAAGTGGATTTGGTAGGTACCATGGAAAGTTCTCATTTGACACATTCAGCCATGAGAAGGCTGTTACAAGAAGAAGTTTCCTTACTGAATTTTGGTTTAGATTTCCTCCATGGAACAATCACAAGTTTCAACTCTTGGCGTCCGCTTTCAATTACGATTATCTTGGATTAGTCCTTGTCATACTCGGCTTGAAGAGTTATAGGCAGGGATTAGGTGACATATAG
- the LOC115975606 gene encoding origin of replication complex subunit 1B-like, translating into MAETPKKHLLKSPRSSKHQTKSTPKPSTPSPLAPVTPQTQTLTPRRSSRLNSPLFDPPVSIEEPKETPRSGKKTSRTSDPNTPRDSAQKLPKLKHKDKEDPVKVDVSSFSPASPEQLESKRKRKRQEESKVVTRAKSAVSVPKRRVYYKKVVYDGGEFDVGDDVYVKRREDASSDDEVQEIEECRVCFKAGKSVMIECDDCLGGFHLKCLKPPLKVVPEGDWVCGFCEARKSGKEVEFPVPPEGKKLARTMRERLLSSDLWAARIESIWKEVDGIYWCRVRWYMIPEETAAGRQPHNLRRELYRTNDFADIEMESVLRHCYVMIPKEYAKANYGDDVFLCEYEYDIHWHSFKRLAEIDNGEEDGEEDDDSDEDWKLGKDSNSDTDEDIEYDDENIKSLPTKQSSAHELAANSRKGQFFGLQKIGTKKIPEHVRCHKQTELERAKATLLLASLPKSPPCRNKEMEEINAFIKGAICDDQCLGRCLYIHGVPGTGKTMSVLAVMRNLRSEVDAGSIRPYCFVEINGLKLASPENIYRVIYEALSGHRVSWKKALHLLNERFSDGEKIGKQDDRPCILLIDELDLLVTRNQSVLYNILDWPTRPNSKLIVIGIANTMDLPEKLLPRIASRMGMQRLCFGPYNYQQLQEIISSRLKGIDAFEKQAIEFASRKVAAISGDARRALEICRRAAEIKDYHIKSLKSAPKSVCSGKSLVGMADVEAAIQEMFQAPHIQVMKSFSKLSKIFLTAMVHELYKTGMGETNFEKLALTVSCLCTSNGEAFPGYDTLLKVGCKLGECRILVCEPGSKHRLQKLQLNFPSDDVSFALKDSKEVPWLAKYL; encoded by the exons ATGGCGGAGACTCCGAAGAAGCACCTCCTCAAGTCGCCGAGGAGCTCCAAACACCAAACGAAGTCGACTCCAAAACCTTCTACGCCTTCGCCTCTCGCTCCTGTAACCcctcaaacccaaaccctaacccCTCGCAGATCCTCTCGCCTAAACTCTCCACTCTTCGATCCACCAGTCTCGATCGAAGAACCAAAGGAAACCCCAAGAAGTGGCAAGAAAACGAGCCGCACTTCCGATCCGAACACTCCCCGAGATTCGGCTCAAAAATTACCGAAATTGAAGCATAAAGACAAGGAAGATCCGGTAAAAGTCGATGTCTCGTCTTTTTCTCCGGCTTCTCCGGAGCAATTGGAGTcgaagaggaagagaaagaggcAAGAAGAGAGCAAAGTGGTCACGAGAGCTAAGTCGGCGGTGTCGGTGCCGAAAAGGCGAGTGTATTACAAGAAAGTTGTGTATGATGGAGGGGAGTTTGACGTAGGGGATGATGTGTATGTGAAGAGGAGAGAGGACGCGAGTTCCGACGATGAGGTGCAGGAAATTGAGGAGTGTAGAGTGTGCTTTAAGGCTGGGAAGTCTGTGATGATTGAGTGTGATGATTGCTTAGGTGGGTTTCATTTGAAGTGCTTGAAACCGCCGTTGAAGGTGGTTCCGGAAGGGGATTGGGTATGCGGGTTTTGTGAGGCTCGGAAATCTGGCAAGGAGGTTGAATTTCCAGTGCCACCGGAGGGGAAGAAGCTGGCGAGGACGATGAGGGAGAGGCTGCTTTCGAGTGATTTGTGGGCTGCACGTATTGAGAG TATATGGAAAGAAGTGGATGGTATCTATTGGTGTCGGGTTCGTTGGTATATGATCCCGGAAGAGACTGCTGCTGGAAGACAGCCTCATAATTTGAGGAGGGAGCTATATCGTACAAATGATTTCGCTGACATCGAG ATGGAATCTGTTCTTAGACATTGCTATGTCATGATCCCTAAAGAATATGCCAAGGCCAATTATGGAGATGATGTTTTTCTTTGTGAGTATGAATATGATATTCATTGGCACAGTTTCAAGCGTCTTGCAGAGATTGATAATGGTGAAGAG GAtggtgaagaagatgatgacAGTGATGAAGATTGGAAACTTGGCAAGGATTCAAATTCTGATACAGATGAAGACATTGAATATGATGATGAGAACATAAAAAGTTTACCAACCAAGCAATCCTCAGCTCATGAGTTGGCTGCA AACTCAAGGAAGGGACAGTTTTTTGGACTTCAAAAGATAGGGACAAAGAAAATCCCAGAGCATGTAAGATGCCACAAACAGACTGAACTTGAAAGAGCAAAGGCAACACTTCTGCTGGCATCATTACCTAAATCTCCGCCTTGCAGGAACAA AGAAATGGAGGAGATAAATGCATTCATCAAAGGCGCGATCTGTGATGATCAATGTTTGGGACGTTGCTTGTACATTCATGGTGTTCCTGGAACTGGCAAG ACAATGAGTGTACTAGCGGTAATGAGAAATCTGAGGTCAGAAGTTGATGCAGGAAGTATAAGACCATACTGTTTTGTGGAGATTAATGGTCTAAAGTTGGCGTCACCAGAGAATATATACAGG GTTATATATGAAGCATTAAGTGGGCATAGAGTCAGTTGGAAAAAGGCTCTCCACTTGTTGAACGAACGATTTTCGGATGGAGAGAAAATTGGTAAACAGGATGATCGGCCTTGTATTCTGCTCATAGATGAACTTGATCTTCTTGTAACCAGAAATCAATCG GTTCTATACAACATTCTTGATTGGCCTACTAGGCCAAATTCCAAATTAATTGTGATAG GTATAGCAAATACCATGGATCTTCCAGAAAAGTTGCTTCCTCGTATTGCAAGTCGTATGGGTATGCAAAGGCTTTGCTTTGGCCCTTATAATTATCAGCAACTTCAAGAAATCATTTCAAGTCGCCTTAAAGGAATCGATGCATTTGAAAAACAAGCTATAGAATTTGCTTCAAGAAAG GTTGCAGCAATATCAGGAGATGCACGACGTGCACTAGAGATATGCAGGCGTGCGGCAGAAATAAAAGATTATCATATCAAGAGCCTAAAATCAGCTCCTAAGTCTGTTTGTTCAG GAAAATCACTTGTTGGTATGGCTGATGTTGAAGCAGCCATTCAAGAAATGTTCCAGGCACCTCATATTCAG gTAATGAAAAGTTTTTCCAAACTAAGTAAAATCTTCTTGACGGCTATGGTGCATGAGCTATATAAAACAGGAATGGGTGAAACCAACTTTGAAAAG tTGGCACTGACGGTCTCATGTCTCTGTACAAGCAATGGAGAAGCATTTCCTGGATATGACACACTCTTGAAAGTTGG CTGTAAGCTTGGTGAATGCAGAATTCTTGTATGTGAGCCAGGCTCTAAACACAGGTTGCAAAAGTTGCAGCTCAATTTTCCGAG CGATGATGTGTCTTTTGCATTGAAAGACAGCAAGGAGGTTCCTTGGTTGGCCAAGTATTTATAA
- the LOC115975592 gene encoding uncharacterized abhydrolase domain-containing protein DDB_G0269086-like, which translates to MVSRKVLSVERFVPGARQSNQPPPPEGRGQVPQPSPPSQAGRARKKQKVTDQPSTCPVEVAAQTPPRPTGGIVIREPPTEAGTGGASSSQVAPAWEPKILLDGKPLPSTACIRMWDKGEGGRIAQSLAEALQLPEDVHAFEDGSEESVGRRLEWHAIAAAQMAHIVAARARELAEESEREKEAREAAVKTAKEKLKAAESAEKKAAAAEKNRSLAEKRCAELLTQQNETELKLAQAISLNTSNAEEIADLRAGLAAAEQKWYDVGFADAENSVEPVVARARNMGFEAGWFAALQAMGVPEDSHLRDPGQIPFPSPAPAAQGTPVAIDEEETASMRELVEQIDAHAEPEEMEATSIPTVQELLGEAPPFSLAGQQEVIPPNQPPR; encoded by the exons ATGGTATCTAGAAAAGTGCTGTCGGTAGAACGGTTTGTGCCCGGTGCCCGACAATCCAATCAGCCCCCTCCTCCCGAGGGCCGGGGTCAAGTGCCGCAGCCTTCACCCCCATCGCAGGCCGGACGTGCCCGGAAGAAGCAAAAGGTCACCGATCAACCTTCCACTTGCCCGGTCGAGGTCGCTGCCCAGACTCCTCCCCGTCCAACAGGTGGCATTGTTATCCGTGAGCCGCCGACTGAAGCCGGCACGGGGGGcgcgtcctcctcccaagtggctCCTGCGTGGGAGCCGAAGATCCTTCTGGACGGCAAACCATTGCCGTCAACCGCCTGCATTCGGATGTGGGATAAAGGCGagggcggccgtattgcccaatCTTTGGCCGAAGCTCTCCAACTTCCCGAGGATGTGCATGCTTTCGAGGATGGATCCGAGGAGTCGGTagggcgccggttagagtggcacgccattgcg GCTGCCCAAATGGCCCACATTGTGGCTGCTCGGGCACGGGAGCTTGCTGAGGAGAGCGAGCGCGAGAAGGAGGCGCGCGAGGCGGCGGTGAAAACGGCTAAGGAAAAACTGAAGGCCGCCGAGTCTGCTGAGAAGAAGGCTGCAGCTGCCGAGAAGAACCGGTCCCTGGCCGAGAAAAGGTGTGCAGAGCTCCTAACCcagcagaatgagacggagCTTAAGCTAGCCCAAGCCATCAGCCTAAACACCTCCAATGCCGAGGAGATAGCTGACCTTAGGGCAGGCTTGGCAGCCGCGGAGCAGAAATGGTATGATGTCGGCTTTGCTGATGCCGAAAACTCTGTAGAGCCGGTGGTTGCTCGGGCTAGGAATATGGgctttgaggccgggtggtttgccgcCCTTCAGGCAATGGGTGTTCCTGAGGATTCGcatctgagagaccccggccaaatcCCATTCCCGAGCCCCGCCCCTGCTGCTCAGGGTACCCCGGTGGCGATTGACGAGGAAGAGACAgccagtatgagggagctggttgagCAAATCGATGCTCACGCTGAGCCTGAGGAAATGGAAGCCACCAGtatcccgactgtgcaggagcttctcggtGAGGCCCCGCCTTTTTCTTTGGCCGGCCAGCAGGAAGTGATACCGCCGAACCAACCTCCCCgctaa
- the LOC115975614 gene encoding aldehyde dehydrogenase family 3 member F1-like isoform X2 encodes METLRDFERDLEDMREYYSHGKTKEASWRKTQLKGLLTLLKEKEGDIFNALKQDLGKHQVETFRDEVGTLIKTLNLALESLRGWMSGRKAKLPQIALLTSAEIVPEPLGLVLIISSWNFPFGLSLEPMIGALAAGNTVVLKPSELAPASASLLATAISTYLDNKAVKVIQGGPSVGEQLLQQKWDKIFFTGSAHVGRIVMSAAVKHLTPVTLELGGKCPAVLDSLSSSWDIKVAVKRIVYGKFGCCAGQACIAIDYVLVEKKFTRTVVELMKSMIKEMFGENPKESHSIARIINKQHLLRLKNLLKDPHVDASTIFGGSVDEDNLFIEPTILMDPPLQAEIMTDEIFGPLLPIITLEKIEDSIQFINSKPKALAIYCFTKNKTLQRRMISETSSGSVTFNDTIIQVCYHMQLIPSHLEELVEVDLVGTMESSHLTHSAMRRLLQEEVSLLNFGLDFLHGTITSFNSWRPLSITIILD; translated from the exons ATGGAGACTTTGAGAGACTTCGAAAGAGATCTGGAGGACATGAGAGAGTATTACAGTCATGGAAAGACTAAAGAAGCATCTTGGAGAAAGACACAGCTCAAAGGGCTGCTTACTCTGCTAAAGGAAAAGGAGGGTGATATCTTTAATGCTCTTAAGCAAGACTTGGGAAAGCATCAGGTTGAGACTTTTAGAGATGAG GTAGGAACCTTGATTAAGACACTGAATTTGGCATTGGAATCTTTGAGAGGATGGATGTCAGGAAGAAAG GCTAAACTGCCGCAAATTGCTTTGCTCACTAGTGCAGAAATTGTTCCTGAGCCTCTTGGCCTTGTCCTCATTATTTCATCGTGGAATTTTCCCTTTG GACTGTCCTTGGAACCAATGATAGGTGCATTAGCAGCTGGAAATACAGTGGTTCTAAAGCCCTCTGAATTGGCTCCTGCTAGTGCTTCTCTTCTAGCAACTGCAATTTCCACTTACTTGGACAACAAAGCTGTCAAGGTTATCCAAGGTGGACCATCTGTGGGTGAACAACTACTACAGCAGAAATGGGACAAGATCTTCTTTACAG GAAGTGCACATGTTGGAAGGATTGTCATGTCTGCTGCTGTGAAGCATCTAACACCTGTTACTCTAGAGTTGGGTGGAAAATGCCCTGCCGTTCTTGATTCCCTTTCTAGTTCTTGGGATATAAAG GTGGCGGTAAAGCGAATTGTTTATGGGAAATTTGGTTGCTGTGCTGGTCAAGCATGCATAGCAATAGACTACGTCCTTGTTGAAAAGAAATTTACACGCACTGTG GTGGAGTTGATGAAGAGCATGATCAAGGAAATGTTTGGAGAAAATCCAAAGGAATCACACAGCATTGCAAggataataaataaacaacatcTCTTACGACTTAAGAATCTTCTTAAGGATCCACATGTTGATGCCTCTACTATTTTCGGTGGTTCAGTGGATGAAGATAACTT GTTCATTGAGCCAACAATCTTGATGGATCCCCCTCTCCAAGCAGAAATTATGACAGATGAGATCTTTGGTCCATTGCTTCCAATAATTACA CTAGAGAAGATTGAAGACAGTATACAATTCATAAATTCAAAGCCTAAAGCACTGGCTATATATTgcttcaccaaaaataaaacactcCAAAGAAGGATGATTTCTGAAACATCATCTGGAAGCGTGACATTCAACGATACAATTATTCAAGTATGTTATCA TATGCAGCTGATACCCTCCCATTTGGAGGAGTTGGTGGAAGTGGATTTGGTAGGTACCATGGAAAGTTCTCATTTGACACATTCAGCCATGAGAAGGCTGTTACAAGAAGAAGTTTCCTTACTGAATTTTGGTTTAGATTTCCTCCATGGAACAATCACAAGTTTCAACTCTTGGCGTCCGCTTTCAATTACGATTATCTTGGATTAG